One window of the Pseudofrankia sp. DC12 genome contains the following:
- a CDS encoding sulfate ABC transporter permease subunit, with amino-acid sequence MGSRGPGRLVGRFIALAYVAILVLVPLVVVFWNTVSAGPSEFWSAISSHQALTAFRLTAEISVAAVALNTVFGVGLALLIARHRFPGRRLLGALADLPISVSPIVVGLALVLVYGPVDGWFGKGLHSAGIEIIFAVPGMILATTFVSMPLILRELVPVLEEAGTEQEQAAQVLGANAWQRFVRITIPIIRPALLYGIVLSLARSIGEYGAVLVVSGNVSGANQTQTVPLLVSERIQQLEPGAYQLACLLIVVTVLAIIVVNLRRTRDEPNNVEPQDAGLDEGGL; translated from the coding sequence GTGGGTAGCCGCGGCCCCGGGCGCCTCGTCGGCCGGTTCATCGCGCTGGCGTACGTCGCGATCCTCGTCCTGGTCCCACTCGTCGTGGTCTTCTGGAACACGGTGAGCGCCGGGCCGTCCGAGTTCTGGTCGGCGATCAGCTCCCACCAGGCGCTGACCGCCTTCCGGCTGACCGCCGAGATCTCAGTGGCCGCGGTGGCGCTCAACACCGTGTTCGGTGTCGGCCTGGCGCTGCTGATCGCCCGGCACCGCTTCCCCGGGCGCCGGCTGCTCGGCGCGCTGGCCGACCTGCCGATCTCGGTCTCCCCGATCGTCGTCGGTCTCGCGCTGGTACTGGTCTACGGCCCGGTCGACGGCTGGTTCGGGAAGGGCCTGCACAGCGCGGGCATCGAGATCATCTTCGCGGTTCCCGGCATGATCCTGGCGACGACGTTCGTCTCGATGCCGCTGATCCTGCGCGAGCTCGTCCCCGTCCTGGAGGAGGCCGGCACCGAGCAGGAGCAGGCCGCCCAGGTGCTCGGCGCCAATGCCTGGCAGCGGTTCGTCCGGATCACGATTCCGATCATCCGGCCGGCCCTGCTGTACGGCATCGTGCTCAGCCTGGCCCGGTCGATCGGCGAGTACGGCGCCGTGCTGGTGGTGTCCGGCAACGTCAGCGGAGCCAACCAGACCCAGACCGTGCCGCTGCTGGTCTCCGAACGGATCCAGCAGCTGGAGCCCGGCGCCTACCAGCTCGCGTGCCTGCTGATCGTGGTCACCGTGCTCGCGATCATCGTCGTCAACCTCCGGCGGACCAGGGACGAACCGAACAATGTCGAACCGCAGGACGCGGGACTGGACGAGGGTGGACTCTAG
- a CDS encoding sulfate ABC transporter substrate-binding protein, translated as MRRGVPLIAAGAAVALAVAACGGSSGGGGSAAASGTPGPNAGQTVAIVGYSVPKPAYDALEAAFLKTDAGKGVKFSETFGASGTESKAVAAGQKADFVAFSLDPDMTRLVPKFVASGWNADANRGQISDSVVVIAVRKGNPKHITGWDDLIKPGVKIVTPDPASSGSAKWNILAAYEHVIAEGGTDADAQTYLTSFFKNVVSKPSSGADATTTFTQGTGDVLISYENEAIGARQKGTSLDYVVPKESFLIENPVAVTLTANSAAKAFLDFARSDAGQAIFASKGFRPVDQNVTVGTVAGASDPSKPFPTVAKLTTIADLGGWSKVNKEFFDADNGIVTKIENATG; from the coding sequence GTGCGCCGTGGGGTACCCCTGATCGCTGCTGGTGCGGCTGTCGCGCTGGCGGTGGCCGCCTGCGGCGGCAGCTCGGGCGGCGGTGGCAGCGCGGCGGCGAGCGGCACCCCGGGCCCGAACGCGGGCCAGACGGTCGCGATCGTCGGGTATTCGGTTCCCAAGCCCGCGTACGACGCTCTGGAGGCGGCGTTCCTCAAGACCGACGCCGGTAAGGGCGTCAAGTTCTCGGAGACCTTCGGGGCGAGCGGAACCGAGAGCAAGGCCGTGGCGGCTGGCCAGAAGGCCGACTTCGTTGCTTTCTCCCTCGACCCGGACATGACCCGCCTTGTGCCGAAGTTCGTAGCCTCGGGCTGGAACGCGGATGCCAACAGGGGCCAGATCTCCGACTCGGTCGTCGTGATCGCGGTGCGCAAGGGCAACCCGAAGCACATCACCGGCTGGGATGACCTGATCAAGCCGGGCGTGAAGATCGTTACCCCGGACCCGGCGTCCTCCGGCTCCGCGAAGTGGAACATCCTCGCGGCCTACGAGCACGTCATCGCCGAGGGCGGCACCGACGCGGACGCCCAGACGTACCTGACGTCGTTCTTCAAGAACGTCGTGAGCAAGCCCTCCAGTGGCGCTGACGCGACCACGACGTTCACGCAGGGCACCGGTGACGTGCTGATCTCCTACGAGAACGAGGCCATCGGCGCCCGCCAGAAGGGCACGTCGCTCGACTACGTCGTGCCGAAGGAAAGCTTCCTGATCGAGAACCCGGTCGCGGTGACCCTGACCGCCAACTCGGCGGCCAAGGCGTTCCTGGACTTCGCGCGCAGTGACGCGGGCCAGGCCATCTTCGCCAGCAAGGGCTTCCGGCCGGTCGACCAGAACGTCACCGTCGGCACAGTGGCGGGCGCCAGCGACCCGAGCAAGCCGTTCCCGACGGTCGCCAAGCTGACCACCATCGCGGACCTCGGCGGCTGGTCGAAGGTCAACAAGGAGTTCTTCGACGCCGACAACGGCATCGTGACGAAGATCGAGAACGCTACCGGATGA
- a CDS encoding YlxR family protein, which yields MDRVSDARPQRAGNPGAQRDRLAVARRSEQGLADRDLADRDLAGQDPTSSVRTCVGCRSRAARSDLLRIVVVDGELLPDVRRRLPGRGAHLHPDLACLDLAERRRAFPRALRVSGPLGLERVRAHVQQIPRPGRDEDEPGRC from the coding sequence GTGGACCGGGTGTCAGACGCTCGCCCGCAACGGGCGGGCAACCCAGGGGCGCAACGGGATAGACTCGCCGTGGCGCGCCGTTCGGAGCAGGGCCTAGCTGATCGAGATCTAGCTGATCGAGATCTAGCTGGGCAAGATCCAACTAGTTCGGTTCGGACCTGTGTTGGTTGTCGGTCCCGGGCGGCGCGGTCCGACCTGCTGCGTATCGTCGTGGTGGACGGGGAGCTCCTGCCCGATGTTCGCCGCCGCTTGCCCGGCCGGGGGGCGCATCTGCACCCCGACCTGGCATGTCTCGACCTCGCGGAGCGCCGGAGGGCTTTTCCCCGTGCGTTGCGGGTGTCCGGCCCACTCGGTCTCGAGCGGGTCCGGGCGCACGTCCAGCAGATTCCTCGCCCCGGTCGGGACGAGGACGAGCCGGGACGTTGTTGA
- the cysT gene encoding sulfate ABC transporter permease subunit CysT, protein MSIAVESAPAASPARTRAARDASGAARLGRGSGLGLGMAVLWLSLLVLIPLAAVVARGFTGGWSGFWDNITDPSALRALRLTVTSSLLVAAINAVMGTLLAWVLVRDPFPGRRLVDLIIDIPFALPTIVAGLVLLAVYGSDSPVGIHLLGTQRAIVLGLLFVTLPFVVRSVQPVLMALDTEAEQAAACLGAGPLTIFRRIVLPLLLPAIASGAALAFARAMGEYGSVLLISGGLSRTRVSSMYAYQKIENFDFGAASATATVLLVVSLLVIVGLNLLQRWAARRG, encoded by the coding sequence ATGAGTATCGCGGTGGAGTCGGCTCCAGCGGCTTCACCGGCTCGGACCCGAGCCGCGCGGGACGCCTCCGGCGCCGCGCGGCTCGGTCGCGGGTCGGGCCTGGGGCTCGGCATGGCGGTCCTGTGGCTGAGCCTGCTGGTGTTGATCCCGCTGGCGGCGGTCGTCGCGCGCGGGTTCACCGGAGGGTGGAGCGGCTTCTGGGACAACATCACTGACCCCAGCGCCCTGCGGGCGCTGCGCCTGACGGTGACCAGCTCGCTGCTGGTGGCCGCGATCAACGCGGTGATGGGGACGCTGCTGGCCTGGGTGCTGGTGCGCGACCCGTTCCCCGGCCGGCGGCTGGTCGACCTGATCATCGACATCCCGTTCGCGCTGCCGACCATCGTGGCCGGGCTGGTGCTGCTGGCCGTGTACGGCAGCGACAGCCCGGTCGGGATCCATCTGCTCGGCACGCAGCGGGCGATCGTGCTCGGGCTGCTCTTCGTGACGCTCCCGTTCGTGGTCCGGTCGGTCCAGCCCGTGCTGATGGCGCTGGACACCGAGGCCGAGCAGGCCGCGGCCTGCCTGGGTGCCGGGCCCCTGACCATCTTCCGGCGGATCGTGCTCCCGCTGCTGCTGCCGGCCATCGCCTCCGGCGCGGCGCTCGCCTTCGCCCGGGCGATGGGGGAGTACGGGTCGGTGCTGCTGATCTCCGGTGGCCTGAGCCGGACCAGGGTCTCGTCGATGTACGCGTATCAGAAGATCGAGAACTTCGACTTCGGTGCCGCCTCGGCGACCGCCACCGTCCTGCTGGTGGTGAGCCTGCTGGTGATCGTCGGCCTCAACCTGCTCCAGCGTTGGGCGGCCCGCCGTGGGTAG
- the rimP gene encoding ribosome maturation factor RimP has product MARDASGRTGHRPQAGGSARPGGAATGAGPAGKKAQPGRSVPSGHLDEPGTAQRARAGSGAKATAGSLPAEIRDRLAEALAEDGFDLDGLSLSRAGSRSVLRVAVDRDEGIDLDAVADASRLISELLDRIGDEGGLAGAYVLEVTSPGVDRPLTQPQHWRRARGRLVEAQRADGAVVVGRVLGADDEGADLAVAAGPVRRGRPVKTKLERLRFADVARAVVQIEFGPAGGDAVAAAGVDAGRVDPAGDELDDGWADDGWADDLDELDVGDDQHGDDDPGDARRAPTAGRREDGGGSPGEETDR; this is encoded by the coding sequence GTGGCACGGGACGCGAGTGGCCGGACGGGCCACCGGCCGCAGGCGGGCGGCTCCGCCCGGCCTGGCGGCGCCGCCACGGGCGCCGGGCCGGCGGGAAAGAAGGCCCAGCCGGGCCGGTCGGTGCCCTCGGGGCACCTGGATGAGCCGGGGACGGCCCAGCGCGCCCGAGCCGGCTCGGGCGCGAAGGCCACAGCCGGCTCGCTGCCGGCCGAGATCCGCGACCGGCTCGCCGAGGCGCTCGCCGAGGACGGCTTCGACCTGGACGGCCTGAGCCTGTCCCGGGCCGGCTCCCGCAGCGTGTTGCGGGTGGCCGTCGACCGGGACGAGGGCATCGATCTCGACGCGGTCGCCGACGCCAGCCGGTTGATCTCCGAGCTGCTCGACCGGATCGGCGACGAGGGCGGCCTGGCCGGCGCGTATGTGCTGGAGGTGACGTCGCCCGGGGTTGACCGGCCGCTGACACAGCCCCAGCACTGGCGGCGGGCTCGCGGCCGGCTCGTCGAGGCGCAGCGCGCGGACGGCGCCGTCGTCGTCGGCCGCGTGCTCGGCGCGGACGACGAGGGCGCGGACCTCGCGGTCGCCGCCGGCCCGGTCCGGCGCGGCCGCCCGGTGAAGACGAAGCTCGAACGGCTACGGTTCGCCGATGTGGCCCGGGCCGTCGTCCAGATCGAGTTCGGCCCGGCCGGCGGGGACGCGGTCGCCGCCGCTGGAGTGGATGCGGGCCGCGTCGACCCGGCCGGCGACGAGCTGGATGACGGCTGGGCCGATGACGGCTGGGCCGATGACCTTGACGAGCTGGACGTCGGCGATGACCAGCACGGCGACGACGACCCGGGCGATGCCCGGCGCGCGCCGACCGCCGGGCGCCGCGAGGATGGCGGCGGGAGCCCGGGTGAGGAGACAGACCGGTGA
- a CDS encoding Rrf2 family transcriptional regulator, giving the protein MQISARADYALRALLTLAASDGGLVKGETLASAQDLPLRFLENILTDLRRSGLVASRRGAEGGYQLARPAAEIDVATVLRATDGPLAGVRGRRPEEVTYEGAARSLQDVWIAVRVSLRQVLESVTLADIASGELPELIREHSQAPGAWSRR; this is encoded by the coding sequence ATGCAGATCTCCGCGCGTGCCGACTACGCCCTGCGCGCACTGCTGACCCTCGCCGCCAGCGACGGCGGGCTGGTCAAGGGTGAGACGCTCGCGTCGGCGCAGGACCTGCCGTTGCGGTTCCTCGAGAACATCCTGACCGACCTGCGGCGCAGCGGCCTGGTCGCCAGCAGGCGCGGCGCCGAGGGCGGCTACCAGCTGGCGCGCCCGGCAGCCGAGATCGACGTGGCGACCGTCCTCCGGGCGACCGACGGCCCGCTCGCCGGCGTGCGCGGCCGGCGGCCGGAGGAGGTCACCTACGAGGGTGCCGCCCGCAGCCTGCAGGATGTCTGGATCGCCGTCCGGGTGAGCCTCCGTCAGGTGCTGGAGTCCGTGACCCTCGCCGACATCGCCTCGGGGGAGCTGCCCGAGCTGATCCGCGAACACAGCCAGGCCCCGGGCGCCTGGTCGCGCCGCTGA
- a CDS encoding site-2 protease family protein → MALGIVAFAAALLISVCLHEAGHFITARHYGMKASRFFVGFGPTLWSRVRGETEYGVKLVPAGGFVKIEGMTPLEEIDPDDVPRAFYNKPAKARLVVMSAGSIVHFIIAIIMIYGVLLALGTPTDSQNKVGVTSCVSTSGSCTGPGPAAAAGLRVGDRVVSFDGTPITTWKQFTQLVRDHGKGVATVVVDRDGKRLTLTPDLVQVLRNRETGLAGNDPVGALGVRQGTDTKHYGPISAIPSTGNFMWTGVKGMYETLTHRLSSLGDLFSSKRDANGFVSVVGAARLGGDVVAASDTSWTDRIRGFLVLVAGINLAVGIFNLLPLLPLDGGHIAVLGFEQARHGLRRLRGYRGPVKRVDFAKLLPATYATVFLLLGFSLLVLSADIVNPIRLQ, encoded by the coding sequence ATGGCGCTCGGCATCGTCGCCTTCGCGGCGGCGCTGCTGATTTCGGTCTGCCTGCACGAGGCCGGGCACTTCATCACGGCTCGGCACTACGGGATGAAGGCGTCCCGCTTCTTCGTCGGTTTCGGCCCGACGCTGTGGTCGCGCGTCCGCGGCGAGACCGAGTACGGCGTCAAGCTCGTCCCGGCCGGCGGCTTCGTGAAGATCGAGGGGATGACCCCGCTCGAGGAGATCGATCCCGACGACGTGCCGCGGGCGTTCTACAACAAGCCCGCGAAGGCCCGGCTGGTCGTCATGTCGGCCGGCTCGATCGTGCACTTCATCATCGCGATCATCATGATCTACGGCGTGCTGTTGGCCCTGGGCACGCCGACCGACAGCCAGAACAAGGTCGGTGTCACCAGCTGCGTGTCGACCAGCGGCTCGTGCACCGGCCCCGGTCCGGCCGCCGCGGCCGGCCTGCGGGTGGGCGACCGGGTCGTCAGCTTCGACGGCACCCCGATCACCACCTGGAAGCAGTTCACCCAGCTCGTCCGCGACCACGGCAAGGGCGTGGCGACGGTCGTCGTCGACCGGGACGGCAAGCGGCTCACGCTCACGCCTGACCTCGTGCAGGTGCTGCGCAACCGGGAGACGGGCCTCGCCGGCAACGACCCGGTGGGCGCCCTCGGGGTGCGGCAGGGCACGGACACCAAGCACTACGGGCCGATCTCCGCCATCCCGAGTACCGGGAACTTCATGTGGACCGGTGTCAAGGGGATGTACGAGACCCTGACGCACCGGCTGTCGAGCCTCGGCGACCTGTTCAGCAGCAAGCGTGACGCGAACGGTTTCGTCAGCGTCGTGGGGGCCGCCCGGCTCGGTGGCGACGTGGTCGCCGCGTCCGACACGTCGTGGACCGACCGCATCCGCGGCTTCCTGGTGCTGGTGGCCGGCATCAACCTGGCGGTCGGAATCTTCAACCTGCTGCCGCTGCTGCCGCTGGACGGTGGCCATATCGCCGTCCTCGGCTTCGAGCAGGCCAGGCACGGGCTTCGCAGGCTGCGTGGATACCGTGGACCGGTCAAGCGGGTGGACTTCGCGAAGCTGTTACCAGCCACCTACGCGACGGTGTTCCTGCTCCTCGGGTTCAGTCTGCTCGTCCTGTCCGCCGACATCGTCAACCCGATTCGCCTGCAGTGA
- a CDS encoding sulfate ABC transporter ATP-binding protein: MSIKVNSVGKRFGTFVALDDVNLSVADGRLTALLGPSGGGKSTLLRIIGGLEQPDTGTVRINGTDATGIPPQRRNVGFVFQHYAAFKHLSVYRNVAFGLEIRKRPKAEIRERVHELLALVHLEQFADRLPEQLSGGQRQRMALARALAVEPSVLLLDEPFGALDAQVRKELRDWLRRLHDEVHVTTIFVTHDQEEALEVADELVVINHGRIEQVGSPAEVYDKPANDFVMGFLGPVTRLRGRLVRPHDLEIFTAETPETVPAAVASLQRIGFEVRVTLDVDAEQSWAQLTRGQSEALGLATGDRVWVRAPR; encoded by the coding sequence GTGAGCATCAAGGTCAACTCGGTCGGGAAGCGGTTCGGCACCTTCGTCGCGCTGGACGATGTCAACCTGTCCGTGGCGGACGGACGGCTGACCGCCCTGCTGGGGCCCAGCGGCGGCGGCAAGTCGACCCTGCTGCGCATCATCGGCGGCCTGGAGCAGCCGGACACCGGAACCGTCCGCATCAACGGGACGGACGCCACCGGGATCCCACCGCAGCGGCGCAACGTCGGCTTCGTGTTCCAGCACTACGCCGCGTTCAAGCACCTGTCGGTCTACCGGAACGTCGCGTTCGGGCTGGAGATCCGCAAGCGCCCGAAGGCCGAGATCCGGGAGCGGGTCCACGAGCTGCTGGCCCTCGTCCACCTGGAGCAGTTCGCCGACCGGCTGCCCGAGCAGCTCTCCGGCGGGCAGCGCCAGCGGATGGCGCTCGCCCGTGCCCTGGCGGTCGAGCCGTCGGTGCTCCTGCTCGACGAGCCGTTCGGGGCGTTGGACGCTCAGGTGCGCAAGGAGCTGCGCGACTGGCTGCGCCGGCTGCACGACGAGGTGCACGTGACGACCATCTTCGTGACGCACGACCAGGAGGAGGCCCTCGAGGTCGCCGACGAGCTGGTGGTCATCAACCACGGCCGGATCGAGCAGGTCGGCAGCCCAGCCGAGGTCTACGACAAGCCGGCGAACGACTTCGTGATGGGCTTCCTCGGTCCCGTCACCCGGCTGCGCGGCCGGCTGGTCCGCCCGCACGACCTGGAGATCTTCACGGCCGAGACGCCCGAAACGGTGCCGGCGGCGGTCGCCAGCCTGCAGCGGATCGGCTTCGAGGTGCGGGTCACGCTGGACGTCGACGCGGAGCAGTCCTGGGCCCAGCTCACCCGCGGGCAGTCCGAGGCGCTGGGACTCGCCACCGGTGACCGCGTGTGGGTCCGCGCGCCGCGCTGA
- the ispG gene encoding flavodoxin-dependent (E)-4-hydroxy-3-methylbut-2-enyl-diphosphate synthase codes for MTVTLGMPQAPARPLGKRRVSRQIKVGSVLVGGDAPVSVQSMCTTLTADVNATLQQIAQLTASGCQIVRVAVPSQDDADALSAIARKSPIPVIADIHFQPKYVFAAIDAGCAAVRVNPGNIKTFDDKIGEIARRAKAAGIPIRIGVNAGSLDKRLLAKYGKATPEALTESALWECSLFEEHDFRDIKISVKHHDPVVMIQAYRMLAERCDYPLHLGVTEAGPQFQGTVKSAVAFGALLAEGIGDTLRVSLSAPPVEEVKVGTAILESLGLRERRLEIVSCPSCGRAQVDVYTLAEQVSAGLEGMTIPLRVAVMGCVVNGPGEAREADLGVASGNGKGQIFVRGEVIKTVPEAQIVETLIEEAMRLAEEMEAEGVASGDPSVSVG; via the coding sequence GTGACCGTAACTCTGGGCATGCCACAGGCTCCGGCTCGTCCGCTCGGCAAGCGCCGGGTGAGCCGGCAGATCAAGGTCGGCAGCGTCCTGGTCGGTGGCGACGCCCCCGTCTCGGTGCAGTCCATGTGCACCACGCTGACCGCGGACGTCAACGCGACGCTGCAGCAGATCGCGCAGCTGACCGCGTCTGGCTGCCAGATCGTCCGGGTCGCCGTACCGAGCCAGGACGACGCCGACGCCCTCTCCGCGATCGCGCGCAAGTCGCCGATCCCGGTGATCGCCGACATCCACTTCCAGCCGAAGTACGTGTTCGCCGCGATCGACGCAGGCTGCGCCGCCGTCCGGGTGAACCCTGGCAACATCAAGACGTTCGACGACAAGATCGGCGAGATCGCCAGGCGGGCCAAGGCCGCCGGCATCCCGATCCGGATCGGCGTCAACGCCGGCTCGCTCGACAAGCGGCTGCTCGCCAAGTACGGCAAGGCCACGCCGGAGGCGCTGACGGAGTCGGCGCTGTGGGAGTGCTCGCTGTTCGAGGAGCACGACTTCCGCGACATCAAGATCTCGGTCAAGCACCACGACCCGGTCGTGATGATCCAGGCCTACCGGATGCTGGCCGAGCGCTGCGACTACCCGCTGCACCTGGGCGTCACCGAGGCCGGCCCGCAGTTCCAGGGCACGGTCAAGTCGGCCGTCGCGTTCGGCGCGCTGCTCGCCGAGGGGATCGGGGACACCCTGCGGGTGTCGCTGTCCGCCCCGCCGGTCGAGGAGGTCAAGGTCGGCACAGCGATCCTGGAGTCGCTCGGCCTGCGTGAGCGGCGCCTCGAGATCGTCTCCTGCCCGTCCTGCGGCCGGGCCCAGGTCGACGTCTACACGTTGGCCGAACAGGTCTCCGCCGGCCTGGAGGGCATGACGATCCCGCTGCGGGTCGCGGTCATGGGCTGCGTCGTCAACGGCCCCGGCGAGGCCCGCGAGGCCGACCTGGGCGTCGCGTCCGGCAACGGCAAGGGCCAGATCTTCGTGCGTGGCGAGGTCATCAAGACCGTGCCCGAGGCGCAGATCGTCGAGACCCTGATCGAGGAGGCCATGCGACTGGCCGAGGAGATGGAGGCCGAGGGCGTCGCCTCCGGCGATCCGTCCGTCTCCGTCGGCTAG
- the nusA gene encoding transcription termination factor NusA, which produces MKISVAELRGIEREYDLSFETLVEAIETALLKAYQHTRVQADAGDEEEPRAADARVVVDRKTGEVTVLAQEIQPDGSAREWDDTPADFGRIAQATAKQVIMQRLREAKQEVTYGQYADREHEIVSGVVQHHEQRAGSRVVLVDLGAVEGVLPPAEQVPGETLEHGDRIKCYVVHVARGPHGAAVTLSRTHPELVKGLFRLEVPEVADGTVEIAAIAREAGHRSKIAVRSKVAGVNPKGACIGPMGSRVRAVMAELHGEKIDIVDWSADPATFVGNALSPARVSRVEVTDLAGRAARVTVPDYQLSLAIGREGQNARLAARLTSWRIDIHSDTEGDHGGVARRPADSPRRAGAGPADLRRPDAASVVAGPGAGGPGVRRSPATGGQPRGATG; this is translated from the coding sequence GTGAAAATTAGCGTCGCCGAGCTGCGCGGCATCGAGCGGGAATACGATCTTTCGTTCGAGACGCTGGTCGAGGCGATCGAGACCGCGCTGCTCAAGGCATACCAACACACCCGTGTCCAGGCGGACGCGGGCGACGAGGAGGAGCCCCGGGCCGCCGACGCCCGGGTGGTCGTCGACCGCAAGACCGGTGAGGTGACCGTCCTGGCCCAGGAGATCCAGCCGGACGGCTCGGCCCGGGAGTGGGACGACACGCCGGCGGACTTCGGCCGCATCGCCCAGGCGACCGCCAAGCAGGTCATCATGCAGCGGCTGCGGGAGGCCAAGCAGGAGGTCACCTACGGCCAGTACGCGGACCGTGAGCACGAGATCGTCTCGGGCGTGGTCCAGCACCACGAGCAGCGGGCCGGTTCCAGGGTGGTCCTGGTCGACCTGGGCGCGGTCGAGGGCGTCCTGCCACCTGCCGAGCAGGTGCCCGGCGAGACGCTGGAACACGGTGACCGGATCAAGTGCTACGTCGTGCACGTCGCCCGTGGTCCGCACGGTGCGGCCGTCACTCTCTCCCGGACCCACCCCGAGCTGGTGAAGGGCCTGTTCCGGCTGGAGGTTCCCGAGGTCGCGGACGGTACTGTCGAGATCGCCGCGATCGCCCGGGAGGCCGGGCACCGCAGCAAGATCGCGGTTCGGTCCAAGGTCGCCGGGGTGAACCCGAAGGGCGCGTGCATCGGCCCGATGGGCAGCCGGGTCCGGGCGGTCATGGCCGAGCTGCACGGCGAGAAGATCGACATCGTCGACTGGTCAGCTGACCCGGCGACGTTCGTCGGCAACGCGCTCTCGCCCGCACGGGTGTCCCGCGTCGAGGTCACCGACCTCGCTGGCCGGGCCGCTCGGGTGACGGTGCCGGACTACCAGCTCTCGCTGGCGATCGGGCGCGAGGGGCAGAACGCGCGGCTCGCCGCCAGGCTGACCAGCTGGCGGATCGACATTCACTCGGACACGGAGGGTGATCATGGTGGCGTCGCGCGACGCCCCGCCGACTCGCCGCGCCGCGCCGGCGCCGGGCCGGCGGACCTCCGCCGCCCGGACGCGGCCTCAGTCGTCGCCGGACCGGGCGCCGGTGGACCGGGTGTCAGACGCTCGCCCGCAACGGGCGGGCAACCCAGGGGCGCAACGGGATAG
- a CDS encoding DUF4439 domain-containing protein, with the protein MVGTSRPATPSPAAAALGPAAVTALSALLAVEHGAVYGTSAAGGALAPLGPPAGDARTLAFAAYAAHRELRDQLTALLLAAGAQPPAALPAYALPVDPATVPAALTLLAQLDDQTAAAAYNAVAAVGGPARELVVDALTQASVRAARARLIAGKSAATAIEAFPGRS; encoded by the coding sequence ATGGTGGGGACCAGCCGGCCGGCGACGCCGTCGCCCGCGGCCGCGGCGCTCGGCCCGGCCGCGGTGACCGCGCTGTCGGCGCTGCTCGCCGTCGAGCACGGGGCGGTGTACGGGACGTCGGCGGCCGGTGGGGCGCTCGCTCCGCTCGGCCCGCCGGCCGGGGACGCCCGCACGCTGGCGTTCGCCGCCTACGCCGCGCACCGCGAGCTTCGCGACCAGCTGACCGCGTTGCTGCTGGCCGCGGGCGCCCAGCCGCCGGCAGCGCTGCCCGCCTACGCCCTGCCCGTCGACCCCGCGACGGTTCCAGCCGCGTTGACGCTGCTCGCGCAGCTCGACGACCAGACGGCGGCCGCAGCCTACAACGCGGTCGCGGCGGTGGGCGGCCCCGCTCGCGAGCTGGTCGTCGACGCGCTGACCCAGGCGTCCGTCCGCGCCGCGCGGGCCAGGCTCATCGCCGGCAAGAGCGCCGCGACCGCCATCGAGGCGTTCCCTGGCCGCTCCTGA
- a CDS encoding GNAT family N-acetyltransferase, whose protein sequence is MGLPLRSAPVRLLDDRDLPAVRQLLARDPVTDVFVASRVEACGLDPWRLGAEIWGHIVDGRIAALCYSGANLWPVGAGPSSVKLFAERARRAGRRCSSIVGEARSVAELWRHLEPAWGPAREVRGEQPLLVIDGPPLIRPDPGVRLVRPDELDILMPASIAMFTEEIGVSPILADGGALYRARVAEFVGQRRSFAHIEDGRVLFKAEIGAIAGGVSQVQGVWVAPALRGRGHGAAGTASVVALAQAMYAPVVSLYVNDFNTPARVAYERVGFQRAGTFASVLF, encoded by the coding sequence ATGGGACTGCCGCTTCGATCAGCCCCGGTGAGGCTGCTGGACGACCGTGACCTGCCCGCGGTCCGTCAGCTGCTCGCGCGCGACCCGGTGACCGACGTCTTCGTCGCGTCCCGGGTCGAGGCGTGTGGGCTGGACCCCTGGCGTCTCGGGGCTGAGATCTGGGGACACATCGTCGACGGCCGGATCGCGGCGCTGTGCTACTCGGGCGCGAACCTGTGGCCGGTCGGCGCCGGGCCTTCGTCGGTGAAGCTCTTCGCCGAGCGGGCCCGGCGCGCCGGGCGCCGCTGCTCGTCGATCGTCGGCGAGGCGCGCTCGGTCGCCGAACTGTGGCGCCACCTGGAACCGGCCTGGGGACCGGCCCGGGAGGTGCGCGGCGAGCAGCCGCTGCTGGTCATCGACGGTCCACCGCTCATCCGGCCGGATCCGGGGGTACGGCTGGTCCGGCCCGACGAGCTGGACATCCTGATGCCGGCGAGCATCGCCATGTTCACCGAGGAGATCGGCGTCTCGCCGATCCTGGCCGATGGTGGCGCGCTCTACCGGGCCCGGGTCGCGGAGTTCGTCGGGCAGCGCCGTTCCTTTGCCCACATCGAGGACGGCCGGGTGCTGTTCAAGGCCGAGATCGGCGCGATCGCCGGTGGGGTCAGCCAGGTGCAGGGCGTCTGGGTCGCTCCGGCGCTGCGCGGGCGGGGCCATGGGGCCGCGGGCACGGCGAGCGTCGTCGCGCTGGCCCAGGCGATGTACGCCCCGGTGGTCAGCCTGTACGTCAACGACTTCAACACCCCGGCCCGCGTCGCCTACGAACGGGTGGGCTTCCAGCGGGCCGGTACCTTCGCGTCCGTTTTGTTCTAG